A portion of the Desulfovibrio sp. Huiquan2017 genome contains these proteins:
- a CDS encoding ATP-binding protein, whose protein sequence is MSLTYARRVIMLGRSAYPVSCLAVGAAAWFHGRTGDAMALAAALAIACGMWLLLFASSRWLDQAQAERVEMGDQLIQSQRVLALGELSTGIAHEINNPLNIILQEAELMRYNLASAPSPEALDEARSSLDVIYAQVSRCSDITHKLLDLARKRKPVSQPADINQLVEDMLELVERESAPRQIRIHRHLSPDLPSVPSDPPLLRQVILNLLINAVQAVDRNGDIFITTHREGNMACTEIRDTGPGISKENLKRIFNPFFTTKAPGEGTGLGLSVSLRIINELGGDILVNSAPGKGATFTVRIPIKR, encoded by the coding sequence ATGAGCCTGACTTATGCGCGACGGGTGATCATGCTCGGCCGCTCGGCGTATCCCGTTTCCTGCCTGGCCGTGGGCGCGGCCGCATGGTTCCACGGGCGAACCGGGGACGCGATGGCCCTGGCCGCGGCCCTGGCCATCGCCTGCGGTATGTGGCTGCTGCTCTTCGCCTCGTCCCGCTGGCTGGACCAGGCCCAGGCCGAACGGGTCGAAATGGGCGACCAGCTCATCCAGTCCCAGCGCGTCCTGGCCCTGGGCGAACTGTCCACCGGCATCGCCCACGAGATCAACAACCCCCTGAACATCATCCTTCAGGAAGCCGAACTCATGCGCTACAACCTGGCCTCGGCCCCGTCCCCCGAGGCCCTGGACGAGGCCCGCTCCAGCCTGGACGTCATTTACGCCCAGGTCTCGCGCTGCTCGGACATTACCCACAAGCTCCTGGACTTGGCCCGCAAACGCAAGCCCGTGTCCCAGCCCGCCGACATCAACCAATTGGTGGAGGACATGCTCGAACTGGTGGAACGCGAGTCGGCCCCCCGGCAGATACGCATCCACCGGCACCTCAGCCCCGACCTGCCCTCCGTGCCCTCGGACCCGCCGCTGCTGCGCCAGGTGATCCTCAACCTGCTGATCAACGCGGTCCAGGCCGTGGACCGGAACGGCGACATCTTCATTACCACTCACCGCGAGGGCAACATGGCCTGCACCGAAATCCGGGACACCGGGCCGGGCATCTCCAAGGAGAATCTGAAGCGCATATTCAATCCGTTTTTCACCACCAAGGCGCCGGGCGAGGGCACCGGGCTCGGCCTTTCCGTCAGCCTGCGAATCATCAACGAACTGGGCGGGGATATCCTGGTGAACTCCGCCCCCGGCAAGGGAGCCACGTTCACCGTGCGCATTCCCATCAAACGCTAA
- the thrC gene encoding threonine synthase — protein sequence MNTTPRPDHVTGMRCTLCGKTYLPGEVDYVCPDHGNEGILDIEYDYDAIGRRISPHSLARDKTCSQWRYRPLLPVLPETPAPSAVVGWTPLYENPRLAAAVGLDTLFIKDDSRQPTGSLKDRASALAVMKAREAGADMITTASTGNAAAALAGMCAADGMRCTIFVPRSAPRAKVAQLLAYGARVFLVDGSYDDAFELCLAAAAEYGWYNRNTGFNPYMAEGKKTAAYEICEQLDWQCPDAVFVGVGDGCIISGLHKGFLDMYRLGWIDRLPRLMGVQAEGSDFLYRCWEAGADPVSFPAIRAHTVADSISAGLPRDRKKALKGVADTDGAFLRVADQAILSAIPELARATGVFAEPAGASPLAGLHAAMAQGLVRRDTTCVLLVTGSGLKDVDATIKACGAEPPIISPTMGALRDVLGKIERNQNHKR from the coding sequence ATGAATACGACACCCCGGCCCGACCACGTCACAGGGATGCGCTGCACCCTCTGCGGAAAGACCTATCTCCCCGGCGAGGTGGACTACGTCTGCCCCGACCACGGCAACGAAGGCATCCTGGACATCGAATACGACTACGACGCCATCGGGCGACGGATTTCCCCACACAGCCTGGCTCGGGACAAGACATGCAGCCAGTGGCGCTACCGCCCGCTCCTGCCGGTCCTGCCGGAGACCCCCGCGCCGTCCGCCGTCGTGGGCTGGACGCCGCTCTACGAGAACCCGCGCCTGGCCGCCGCCGTCGGTCTCGACACCCTGTTCATCAAGGACGACTCCCGCCAGCCCACCGGCTCCCTCAAAGACCGGGCCAGCGCCCTGGCCGTAATGAAGGCCCGGGAGGCCGGGGCGGACATGATCACCACGGCCTCCACCGGCAACGCGGCCGCCGCCCTGGCGGGCATGTGCGCGGCCGACGGCATGCGCTGCACCATATTTGTGCCCCGCTCGGCCCCACGGGCCAAGGTGGCCCAGCTTCTGGCTTACGGAGCGCGGGTCTTCCTGGTGGACGGCAGTTACGACGATGCCTTCGAGCTGTGCCTCGCGGCCGCCGCCGAATACGGCTGGTACAACCGCAACACCGGCTTCAATCCCTACATGGCCGAAGGCAAAAAGACTGCGGCCTACGAAATCTGCGAGCAGCTGGACTGGCAATGCCCGGACGCGGTCTTCGTGGGCGTGGGCGACGGCTGCATCATTTCCGGTTTGCACAAAGGATTTCTGGACATGTACCGGCTGGGCTGGATCGACCGTCTGCCCCGGCTCATGGGTGTGCAGGCCGAGGGCAGCGACTTCCTGTACCGTTGCTGGGAGGCCGGGGCCGATCCCGTGAGCTTTCCGGCCATCCGGGCCCATACCGTGGCCGACAGCATTTCCGCGGGCCTGCCCCGCGACCGCAAGAAGGCGCTGAAGGGCGTCGCCGACACGGACGGGGCATTCCTGCGCGTGGCCGACCAAGCCATCCTCTCGGCCATCCCCGAGCTGGCCCGGGCCACCGGGGTATTCGCCGAACCCGCCGGGGCCTCGCCCCTGGCCGGACTACACGCGGCCATGGCCCAGGGACTGGTCCGCCGCGATACGACCTGCGTGCTGCTGGTCACCGGCTCGGGCCTCAAGGATGTGGACGCGACCATCAAGGCCTGCGGTGCCGAGCCCCCGATCATCTCCCCGACCATGGGGGCCCTCCGGGATGTCCTCGGCAAGATCGAACGAAACCAAAATCATAAAAGATAA
- a CDS encoding TRAP transporter large permease has protein sequence MLTVAIVFFGLLLIGVPIGFVLGIAGVIGLVQVGGDNFLVMAPKRFFEGLNLFTFMAMPFFILAGEIMNRVGMTQRIANLADALVGYLRGGLAHSNMLASVLFAGMTGAAVSDTAAFGNTLVPAMVKQGYTRPFACAVTAAGSIIGPTIPPSNLMVIYGSLAGVSIAGLFAAGILPGLLICLVCMALIVAMGRKLGLPKKEGCPSLREILCAFKGSLLALIMPAIILGGILGGIVTPTEAAAIAVFYALFVGLVIHRTLTFNDIVEMLVRTARITGVVFLIIASASILSWWMTFMQIPQQIADAFLSLSTTPWMIKAMILLMLLVIGMFMDINAALIILTPMLGTLTQAIGMNPVHAGVMIVLTLNISLMTPPVGACIFVLSSVTGERIERISAALWPFILVEVAVLILTTFWTDLAMFFPKLLLDM, from the coding sequence ATGCTTACCGTCGCCATCGTCTTTTTCGGCCTGCTGCTCATCGGCGTGCCCATCGGCTTCGTACTGGGCATCGCCGGCGTCATCGGCCTGGTCCAGGTGGGCGGGGACAACTTCCTGGTCATGGCCCCCAAACGGTTCTTCGAGGGGCTCAACCTGTTCACTTTCATGGCCATGCCCTTCTTTATCCTGGCGGGCGAGATAATGAACCGCGTCGGCATGACCCAGCGTATCGCCAATCTGGCCGACGCCCTGGTCGGCTACCTGCGCGGCGGCCTGGCCCACTCGAACATGCTCGCCTCGGTGCTGTTCGCAGGCATGACCGGCGCGGCCGTGTCGGACACCGCCGCCTTCGGCAACACCCTGGTCCCGGCCATGGTCAAGCAGGGCTATACCCGGCCCTTCGCCTGCGCGGTCACCGCCGCCGGGTCGATCATCGGCCCGACCATCCCGCCGTCCAACCTGATGGTCATCTACGGCTCGCTGGCGGGCGTATCCATCGCCGGACTGTTCGCGGCGGGCATCCTGCCCGGCCTGCTCATCTGCCTGGTGTGCATGGCACTCATCGTGGCGATGGGGCGCAAGCTCGGCCTGCCCAAGAAGGAGGGCTGCCCGTCCCTGCGGGAAATTCTCTGTGCCTTCAAGGGCTCCCTGCTGGCCCTGATCATGCCCGCCATCATCCTCGGCGGCATCCTCGGCGGCATCGTCACCCCCACCGAAGCGGCGGCCATCGCGGTCTTCTATGCCCTATTCGTCGGACTGGTTATCCACCGCACCCTGACCTTCAACGACATCGTGGAGATGCTCGTCCGCACGGCCCGGATCACCGGCGTGGTATTCCTGATCATCGCCTCGGCCTCCATCCTGAGCTGGTGGATGACCTTCATGCAGATCCCGCAGCAGATCGCGGACGCCTTCCTGTCCCTGTCCACCACTCCGTGGATGATCAAGGCCATGATCCTGCTCATGCTCCTGGTCATCGGCATGTTCATGGACATCAACGCGGCGCTGATAATCCTGACGCCCATGCTCGGCACCCTGACCCAGGCCATCGGCATGAACCCGGTGCACGCGGGCGTGATGATCGTCCTGACCCTGAACATATCGCTCATGACCCCGCCCGTGGGGGCCTGCATATTCGTGCTCTCCTCGGTCACGGGGGAGCGCATCGAGCGCATCAGCGCCGCCCTGTGGCCGTTCATACTCGTGGAGGTGGCCGTACTCATCCTGACCACCTTCTGGACGGACCTGGCCATGTTTTTCCCCAAACTTCTGCTCGACATGTAG
- a CDS encoding response regulator: protein MTHKARILVVDDEDRFRQSLCRLLRAEGYTVDAAANGLDALNKLATNEFDVVLLDMKMPGMSGSETFNEIQLQGFDVETVCLTGHTSISDAMKLLHNGVFDYLLKPASMPEIVGTVQRAMERKLLRHGQIGMSELIDGSGAR from the coding sequence ATGACTCACAAGGCGAGAATCCTCGTGGTCGATGACGAAGACCGGTTCCGGCAATCCCTGTGCCGCCTGTTGCGCGCGGAGGGCTATACCGTGGACGCGGCCGCGAACGGGCTGGACGCCCTGAACAAACTGGCCACGAACGAATTCGACGTGGTATTGCTGGACATGAAGATGCCCGGCATGTCGGGTTCGGAGACCTTCAATGAAATCCAGCTCCAGGGTTTCGACGTGGAGACCGTCTGCCTGACCGGCCACACCTCCATCAGCGACGCCATGAAGCTGCTGCACAACGGGGTCTTCGACTACCTGCTCAAGCCCGCCTCCATGCCGGAAATCGTCGGAACCGTACAGCGGGCCATGGAACGCAAACTGCTGCGCCATGGCCAGATCGGCATGTCGGAACTGATAGACGGCTCGGGGGCGCGCTAG
- a CDS encoding DctP family TRAP transporter solute-binding subunit — translation MRIGKKLTVLLAVAALLLCSAQGVLAAKVIKMHHLNKNGAFDNPSGAAAVVFKNLVESGTNGEVQVQIFPSGQLGKDAEVVQQVKDGIIQLGVHSVGAVGSVYPMISVLDVPFAFPNHAVAYEVFDGPFGKRLGDDITAKTGMKCLGFSDSGGFFQFTNSRRPIKTLEDMKGLKIRTMGLDTHKMLVSSLGGQPVSIAWSEVYTSLQTGVADGQMNPVPIVEFAKLYEVQKYLTISNHLFAPHVWLMNKAFYDSLTPAERTVVESAAKTAIVVSRGIANAIEASDRGLPFLSAKMEIYTLPEAEKERFRAASQPIVKKYLEEHFGDEGKAMLNAFLKAIEEASK, via the coding sequence ATGAGAATTGGTAAGAAATTGACTGTGCTGCTCGCCGTGGCGGCCTTGCTGCTCTGTTCGGCCCAGGGGGTCCTGGCCGCCAAGGTCATCAAGATGCACCACCTGAACAAGAACGGCGCCTTCGACAACCCGTCCGGCGCGGCCGCCGTGGTCTTCAAGAACCTGGTGGAGTCCGGCACCAACGGCGAGGTCCAGGTCCAGATCTTCCCCAGCGGCCAGCTCGGCAAGGACGCCGAAGTGGTCCAGCAGGTCAAGGACGGCATCATCCAGCTCGGCGTGCACTCCGTGGGCGCCGTGGGCAGCGTCTACCCCATGATCTCCGTGCTCGACGTGCCTTTCGCCTTCCCCAACCACGCCGTGGCCTACGAGGTCTTCGACGGTCCCTTCGGCAAGAGGCTGGGTGACGACATCACCGCCAAGACCGGCATGAAGTGCCTCGGCTTTTCCGACTCCGGCGGATTCTTCCAGTTCACCAACTCCAGGCGGCCGATCAAGACCCTGGAGGATATGAAGGGCTTGAAAATCCGTACCATGGGCCTGGACACCCACAAAATGCTCGTCTCCAGCCTGGGCGGCCAGCCCGTGTCCATCGCCTGGTCCGAGGTTTACACCTCCCTTCAGACCGGCGTGGCCGACGGCCAGATGAACCCGGTGCCTATCGTCGAGTTCGCCAAGTTGTACGAGGTCCAGAAATACCTGACCATTTCCAACCACCTGTTCGCGCCCCACGTCTGGCTGATGAACAAGGCCTTCTACGACTCCTTGACTCCGGCCGAGCGCACCGTGGTGGAGAGCGCCGCCAAGACAGCCATCGTGGTCTCCCGGGGCATCGCCAACGCCATCGAGGCATCCGACAGGGGCCTGCCCTTCCTGTCCGCCAAGATGGAGATCTACACCCTGCCCGAGGCCGAGAAGGAGCGTTTCCGCGCCGCTTCCCAGCCGATCGTCAAGAAATACCTCGAAGAGCATTTCGGCGACGAGGGCAAGGCCATGCTGAACGCCTTCCTGAAAGCCATCGAAGAGGCCTCCAAGTAA
- a CDS encoding pyridoxal-phosphate dependent enzyme yields the protein MLDLTINPQGLDSAVACAREKDIIIPTLEQMCHPEKIPAPIKEKLGSVGLWDLNPLNLFRITWKNEPAASGGKYAGVNHIELPPSLTGVPARIVLLVGKWFPTGAHKVGAAFGCLAPRLVTGQFDPRRQKAVWPSTGNYCRGGAYDSNLLGCESIAILPEGMSRERFDWLSKVAGETIKTPGSESNVKEIFDKCWELRNSGDDIMIFNQFDDMGNYLWHYTVTGRAMAELVESLTDDADKRFRGVVLSTGSGGTLAGGDYLKQRFARVKVAACEALQCPTLLNNGFGAHRIEGIGDKHVPWVHNVRNTDMVIAVDDEVPMNLIRLFNEPAGIEALKDNGVPAAIAENLHLLGISSVANMISAVKFAKYYELGANDVVLTVATDSMEMYQSRLAELTAERGEYNAGDAAYSRGVLASTTTDNMEELGYYDRKRIHNLKYYTWIEQQGMDFADIQAQWYDEHYWESVQKLAPEVDRLINEFNAKTGLLEG from the coding sequence ATGCTTGACCTGACCATCAACCCGCAGGGCCTGGATAGCGCCGTGGCCTGCGCGCGAGAGAAGGATATCATCATCCCCACCCTGGAGCAGATGTGCCACCCGGAGAAGATCCCGGCGCCCATCAAGGAGAAACTCGGTTCCGTGGGACTGTGGGACCTCAACCCCTTGAACCTGTTCCGCATCACCTGGAAAAACGAGCCCGCCGCGAGCGGCGGCAAGTACGCGGGTGTGAACCACATTGAATTGCCCCCGTCCCTGACCGGGGTTCCCGCGCGCATCGTCCTGCTGGTGGGCAAGTGGTTCCCCACCGGGGCGCACAAAGTCGGCGCGGCCTTCGGCTGCCTGGCCCCGCGTCTGGTCACCGGCCAGTTCGACCCACGCAGGCAAAAGGCCGTCTGGCCTTCCACCGGCAACTACTGCCGGGGCGGGGCCTATGACTCCAACCTGCTCGGCTGCGAGTCCATCGCCATCCTGCCCGAGGGCATGAGCCGGGAGCGTTTCGACTGGCTGTCCAAGGTGGCGGGCGAGACCATCAAGACCCCGGGCTCCGAGTCCAACGTCAAGGAGATCTTCGACAAGTGCTGGGAGCTGCGCAATTCCGGCGACGACATCATGATCTTCAACCAGTTCGACGACATGGGCAACTACCTGTGGCACTACACCGTGACCGGCCGGGCCATGGCCGAGCTGGTCGAATCCCTGACCGACGACGCGGACAAGCGCTTCAGGGGCGTAGTCCTGTCCACGGGCTCCGGCGGCACGCTGGCCGGCGGCGACTATCTCAAGCAGCGGTTCGCCCGCGTCAAGGTGGCCGCTTGCGAGGCGTTGCAGTGCCCGACCCTGCTGAACAACGGATTCGGCGCGCACCGCATCGAGGGCATCGGCGACAAGCATGTGCCCTGGGTGCACAATGTGCGCAACACGGACATGGTCATCGCCGTGGACGACGAGGTGCCCATGAACCTCATCCGCCTGTTCAACGAGCCTGCGGGCATCGAGGCCCTCAAGGATAACGGAGTCCCCGCCGCGATCGCCGAGAACCTGCATCTGCTCGGCATCTCCTCGGTGGCCAACATGATCTCGGCCGTCAAGTTCGCCAAGTACTACGAGCTGGGCGCGAACGACGTGGTCCTGACCGTGGCCACGGACTCCATGGAAATGTACCAGAGCCGCCTGGCCGAACTGACCGCTGAACGGGGCGAATACAACGCCGGGGATGCCGCCTACTCCCGGGGCGTGTTGGCCTCCACAACCACCGACAACATGGAAGAGCTCGGCTACTACGACCGCAAGCGCATCCACAACCTCAAGTATTACACCTGGATCGAGCAGCAGGGCATGGACTTTGCGGACATCCAGGCCCAATGGTACGACGAACATTACTGGGAAAGCGTCCAGAAACTCGCCCCCGAGGTGGACCGGCTGATCAACGAATTCAACGCCAAGACCGGCCTGCTTGAAGGCTAG
- a CDS encoding sigma 54-interacting transcriptional regulator translates to MEVNVESVPRNLWDISGAASQYAAVISRVLRVDVEIVDGDLYRVAGTGRFASLVGKQMSSASGVYRQVLKTGRPLVIREPGFSEFCADCPNWHSCDETFEMSTPILYQGTVVGVIGFVCFTAEQKDHIQDNFEVFFDFLAQMADILASKVVESMAYARSKALGQLLETVVDKVDEGVLLLSGDGRIVRSNKAAQQILDFPFEGQDAISVRLMRGENRLLQYTEYTVNLLGRSHNVAGNEYRLEHGESACMFMFRDAQLMHDDALRLASSHERLGLDAILGTSEVIVTLKEQVARFADSNSSVLVTGESGTGKELVARALNEEGGRREGPFVAINCGAIPETLLESELFGYVGGAFTGANPKGKMGRFEQANGGTLFLDEIGDMPLHLQAKLLRALEQREVSRLGSTQPTAIDVRVVSATNRNLEEMVHNGTFREDLYYRLNVIPIHIPPLRERPRDIHLLSKVFLEQSMGRLDKEILTIKESFWSAVSEYDWPGNVRELQNSIEYVANVVDSPAVVTRETLPIKVRSGVRESEYADYNLETMERTLIQQALKAFGDETGTKAAKERVAQKLGIGIATLYRKIKKYGLE, encoded by the coding sequence ATGGAAGTGAACGTGGAGAGCGTGCCCCGGAATCTGTGGGACATCAGTGGAGCCGCGTCCCAATACGCGGCGGTCATCTCGCGGGTGCTCCGGGTGGATGTGGAGATCGTGGACGGCGATCTCTACCGCGTGGCCGGCACGGGGCGGTTCGCCTCCCTGGTGGGCAAGCAGATGTCCTCGGCCAGCGGCGTGTACCGCCAGGTGCTCAAGACCGGACGGCCCTTGGTCATCCGCGAGCCCGGCTTCTCCGAGTTCTGCGCCGACTGCCCCAATTGGCATTCCTGCGACGAGACCTTCGAGATGAGCACGCCTATCCTGTACCAGGGCACCGTGGTCGGGGTCATCGGTTTCGTCTGTTTCACTGCGGAGCAGAAGGACCACATTCAGGACAATTTCGAGGTGTTTTTCGATTTCCTGGCCCAGATGGCCGACATTCTCGCTTCCAAGGTGGTCGAGTCCATGGCGTACGCCCGGAGCAAGGCTCTCGGCCAATTGCTCGAAACCGTGGTGGACAAGGTGGACGAAGGCGTGCTCCTGCTCTCCGGGGACGGACGCATCGTCCGGTCCAACAAGGCCGCACAGCAGATTCTCGACTTCCCCTTCGAAGGGCAGGACGCCATTTCCGTACGGCTCATGCGCGGTGAAAACCGTCTGCTGCAATACACCGAGTACACCGTCAACCTCCTGGGCCGCTCTCACAATGTGGCCGGGAACGAGTACCGCCTTGAGCACGGCGAAAGCGCCTGCATGTTCATGTTTCGCGATGCCCAGCTCATGCATGACGACGCCCTGCGCCTGGCCTCTTCCCACGAACGCCTGGGCCTGGACGCCATTCTCGGCACCTCCGAGGTCATCGTCACCCTCAAGGAGCAGGTGGCCCGGTTTGCGGACTCCAATTCCTCCGTCCTGGTCACTGGCGAATCCGGCACCGGCAAGGAACTCGTGGCCCGGGCCCTGAACGAGGAGGGCGGTCGCCGCGAAGGCCCGTTCGTGGCCATCAACTGCGGGGCCATCCCCGAAACCCTGCTCGAAAGTGAGCTTTTCGGCTACGTGGGCGGGGCCTTTACCGGGGCCAACCCCAAGGGCAAGATGGGCCGTTTTGAGCAGGCCAACGGCGGTACCCTGTTTCTCGACGAGATCGGCGACATGCCCCTGCACCTCCAGGCCAAGCTTCTGCGGGCCCTGGAGCAGCGGGAGGTCTCCCGGCTCGGTTCCACTCAGCCCACGGCCATTGACGTGCGCGTGGTCTCGGCCACCAACCGCAATCTCGAAGAGATGGTCCACAACGGCACCTTTCGCGAGGACCTCTACTACCGTCTCAACGTCATTCCCATCCACATTCCGCCCCTGCGCGAACGGCCGCGCGATATCCATTTGCTTTCCAAGGTGTTCCTCGAACAGAGCATGGGCAGGCTGGACAAGGAGATCCTGACTATCAAGGAATCCTTCTGGTCGGCGGTCAGCGAATACGATTGGCCCGGCAACGTCCGTGAATTGCAAAATTCCATCGAATACGTAGCCAATGTGGTTGATTCCCCGGCCGTGGTCACCCGCGAGACCCTGCCCATCAAGGTCCGCTCCGGCGTGCGGGAGTCCGAATATGCCGATTACAACCTTGAAACCATGGAACGCACCCTCATCCAACAGGCTCTCAAGGCCTTTGGCGATGAAACCGGCACCAAGGCCGCCAAGGAACGCGTGGCTCAAAAACTGGGCATCGGCATCGCCACCCTCTACCGCAAAATCAAGAAGTATGGGTTGGAGTAA
- a CDS encoding TRAP transporter small permease, with protein sequence MQTHKTPPFLNLGIAVERFAFQLNHVLERICALLVAAMICVVWFGIVERYALALGATWSEELARYIMIWAALLAVPCCAYRREHIGLDLVFSRLPLDWQPPARMFLDLLGLCFFLFLAYYGITMAKSGAHQYATIFGMTMFLPFTAVPITAGLTVFQIAAVMIRDAAGVTPLFVGKGAA encoded by the coding sequence ATGCAAACACACAAAACACCCCCCTTCCTCAATCTGGGCATCGCCGTGGAACGGTTCGCCTTCCAGCTGAACCACGTCCTGGAACGGATCTGCGCCCTCCTGGTGGCCGCCATGATCTGCGTGGTCTGGTTCGGCATCGTCGAACGCTACGCTCTGGCCCTGGGAGCCACCTGGAGCGAGGAGCTGGCCCGCTACATCATGATCTGGGCCGCGCTCCTGGCCGTGCCCTGCTGCGCCTACCGGCGCGAGCACATCGGCCTGGACCTGGTCTTTTCCCGGCTCCCGCTGGACTGGCAACCGCCCGCACGCATGTTCCTCGACCTGCTCGGCCTGTGCTTCTTCCTGTTCCTGGCCTACTACGGCATAACCATGGCCAAGTCCGGCGCACACCAGTACGCCACCATCTTCGGCATGACCATGTTCCTGCCCTTCACCGCCGTACCGATCACCGCCGGACTGACGGTCTTCCAGATCGCGGCGGTCATGATCCGCGACGCCGCCGGGGTCACTCCCCTGTTCGTCGGGAAGGGGGCCGCCTGA
- a CDS encoding TIGR03905 family TSCPD domain-containing protein, whose protein sequence is MKSNITEFSPLSSFGMAAAQSDDREVFKPENVCSKLIRYKVENGRLTRLQFTGGCDGNLKAMAALVEGMKVEEVVDKLKGITCGKKNTSCADQLCVALLGGRDS, encoded by the coding sequence ATGAAATCCAATATTACCGAATTCTCTCCGCTTTCCTCTTTCGGCATGGCCGCCGCCCAGTCCGACGACCGCGAAGTCTTCAAGCCCGAAAACGTCTGTTCCAAGTTGATCCGCTACAAGGTCGAGAACGGCCGCTTGACCCGCCTTCAGTTCACCGGCGGTTGCGATGGCAACCTCAAGGCCATGGCCGCCCTGGTGGAGGGCATGAAGGTGGAGGAAGTGGTGGATAAGCTGAAGGGCATCACCTGCGGGAAGAAAAACACTTCCTGTGCGGATCAACTTTGCGTCGCCCTGTTGGGCGGCCGCGATTCATAG
- a CDS encoding ATP-binding protein has product MDDFAYENLGICYWNGTLGPFNVGVVGTGSMLQVLLDIIYNEAFREFLPEMCLAAISDTGPGVTLPEDCETCPVYPTYREMLDAHPEINLVVEITGDRSIAARLRHELGESISLIDHRELIFLCGLHDMAVVKGHYMNSLDHQRTLIQSIIDEIREDIFLLDKSGTIQDLNRTVWQRAGVPRKELLGKQCWEAARLRDGSPFCSQLDPACPFHKTLLSGRKEEAMVTRVNGSGLLQYYRLYAYPIFDMRGHMSHIMVMHRDITERTQREKYQQQQDKLAIIGEISTYLAHEIRNPLYAVGGFANALLRSPKLDEQEREKVQIIVEETRRLDKLLTNMLNFVRPTPGPGAAVDMVAVCHDVAELMDVGYGRQGYNILVRPDEHMPAVQGDADALKQCLVNILKNSIEAMPGGGEIFIDLTMDEGDVVVRIIDTGTGMSETELDRAFNPFYSTKADGNGLGLALIKKIIEETGGSVSLASRPHKGTTVTLRLQPAVDVDHPPLPAPEDDS; this is encoded by the coding sequence ATGGACGACTTCGCATACGAAAACCTCGGCATCTGCTACTGGAACGGCACCCTCGGTCCGTTCAACGTGGGCGTGGTGGGCACCGGCTCCATGCTCCAGGTCCTGCTCGACATCATCTACAACGAGGCCTTCCGCGAATTCCTGCCCGAGATGTGCCTGGCGGCCATCAGCGACACCGGCCCGGGCGTGACTCTGCCCGAAGACTGTGAAACCTGCCCCGTCTACCCGACCTACCGGGAGATGCTCGACGCCCACCCGGAGATCAACCTGGTGGTGGAAATCACCGGCGACCGGAGTATCGCGGCCCGGCTGCGGCACGAACTGGGCGAGTCCATCTCGCTCATCGACCATCGGGAACTGATCTTTTTGTGCGGGCTGCACGACATGGCCGTGGTCAAGGGCCACTATATGAACAGCCTGGACCATCAACGCACCCTGATCCAGTCCATCATCGACGAAATCCGCGAGGACATATTCCTCCTGGACAAGAGCGGCACCATTCAGGACCTGAACCGCACGGTCTGGCAGCGCGCGGGCGTGCCGCGCAAGGAACTGCTCGGCAAACAGTGCTGGGAGGCCGCGCGGCTACGCGACGGCTCGCCGTTCTGCAGCCAACTGGACCCGGCCTGTCCCTTCCACAAGACGCTGTTGAGCGGCCGCAAGGAAGAGGCCATGGTCACCAGGGTCAACGGCAGCGGCCTGCTCCAGTACTATCGCCTCTACGCCTACCCCATCTTCGACATGCGCGGGCACATGTCCCACATCATGGTCATGCACCGCGACATCACCGAGCGCACCCAGCGCGAAAAATACCAGCAGCAACAGGACAAGCTCGCCATCATCGGCGAGATATCCACCTACCTGGCCCACGAAATCCGCAATCCGCTCTACGCCGTGGGCGGCTTCGCCAACGCCCTGTTGCGCTCGCCCAAGCTGGACGAGCAGGAACGCGAAAAGGTCCAGATCATCGTGGAGGAGACCCGGCGCCTGGACAAGCTGCTGACCAACATGCTCAATTTCGTACGCCCCACCCCGGGCCCCGGCGCGGCCGTGGATATGGTGGCCGTGTGCCACGACGTGGCCGAACTCATGGACGTGGGGTACGGCCGCCAGGGCTACAACATCCTGGTCCGGCCCGACGAGCACATGCCCGCCGTGCAGGGGGACGCCGATGCCCTCAAGCAGTGCCTGGTGAACATCCTCAAGAACTCCATCGAGGCCATGCCCGGCGGCGGCGAAATCTTCATCGACCTGACCATGGACGAAGGCGATGTGGTCGTGCGCATCATCGACACGGGCACGGGCATGAGCGAGACCGAACTGGACCGCGCCTTCAACCCCTTCTACTCGACCAAGGCCGACGGCAACGGCCTGGGGCTGGCCCTGATCAAAAAGATCATCGAGGAAACCGGGGGCAGCGTGAGCCTGGCCAGCCGTCCCCACAAGGGAACAACCGTGACCCTGCGCCTCCAACCGGCCGTGGACGTGGACCATCCGCCCCTGCCCGCGCCGGAAGACGATAGTTGA